CCGCGAGGTCTACTTCGACAACGTCCGCATCCCGGCCGACCGCATGATCGGCGAGGAGGGCACGGGCTTCCTCACCGCGATGAAGACCCTGGACCACACCCGCATCACGATCGCCGCGCAGGCGCTGGGCGTCGCCCAGGGCGCCTTCGACTACGCCAAGGGCTACGTCCAGGAGCGCAAGCAGTTCGGCAAGGCGATCGCCGACTTCCAGGGCATCCAGTTCATGCTCGCCGACATGGCCATGAAGATCGAGGCGGCCCGTCAGCTGACGTACGCGGCGGCGGCCAAGTCCGAGCGTCTGGACGCCGACCTCACCTTCCAGGGCGCGGCCGCCAAGTGCTTCGCCTCGGACGTGGCGATGGAGGTCACCACGGACGCGGTCCAGCTCCTCGGCGGCTACGGCTACACCCGGGACTACCCGGTGGAGCGGATGATGCGCGACGCGAAGATCACGCAGATTTATGAGGGTACGAACCAAGTGCAGCGGATCGTGATGGCGAGGAACCTTCCCTGACGGGGGGCCTTCGCGGCTGCTGACCCGCTGCACGAACGACACGGCCCCCGACGTCCTGCCGGGGGCCGTTGCCGTGTGCCGACGCGGGCGCCCGCTCAGTCCCCGAACCCCTCCGCGACCCGGCGCTCGCGCAGTTCCCTGATCGCGCGCCGCCGGGCCAGCCGGTGGGTACGGCGGATCTGGGCCTCCTGGTAGCGGCGTTCGTCGCGTTCCGTCTCCGGGACGACCGGCGGGACCGCACGGGGCTTGCCGTCGGCGTCGACGGCGGCGAAGACCAGGTAGGCCGAGCCGACCTGGGTGGCCGGAGCGGACTCGTTCCAGCGTTCGGCCAGGACCCGGACGCCGACCTCCATCGAGGTCCTGCCGGTCCAGTTGACCTGAGCCTTCACATGGACGAGGTCGCCGACGCGGACCGGCTCCAGGAACGCCATCTCGTCCATGGACGCGGTGACGGCG
This Streptomyces sp. NBC_00377 DNA region includes the following protein-coding sequences:
- a CDS encoding acyl-CoA thioesterase; protein product: MTDQVTAADSGSTPDIPGKPTSASRTTLSHIMTHNDTNLLGTVHGGVIMKLVDDAAGAVAGRHSGGPAVTASMDEMAFLEPVRVGDLVHVKAQVNWTGRTSMEVGVRVLAERWNESAPATQVGSAYLVFAAVDADGKPRAVPPVVPETERDERRYQEAQIRRTHRLARRRAIRELRERRVAEGFGD